One region of Vigna angularis cultivar LongXiaoDou No.4 chromosome 10, ASM1680809v1, whole genome shotgun sequence genomic DNA includes:
- the LOC108323275 gene encoding DEAD-box ATP-dependent RNA helicase 5 has translation MGRKHDAVLVGKPVAEEAPYSPELDSEKKKKKKKNKNKDMQQESENSPKRKLDDLDPQNGTESKKKKKKKHHDSKENAEETNGERNNDNGANRDETVADGSVVVTGKNAGDAKYAAVKSFSESGLPENVLECCKGFEKPSPIQSRAWPFLLDRRDLIGIAATGSGKTLAFGIPAIMHVLGKRKGKGSRGRNPLCLVLSPTRELAQQISDVICDAGSSCGVESICLYGGTSKGPQISSLKSGMDIVIGTPGRIQDLIEMGVCCLKEVSFVVLDEADRMLDMGFEQIVRSILGQTSSDRQMVMFSATWPLAVHHLAQEFMDPNPVKVVVGSEDLAANHDVMQIVEVLDDRARDRRLVALLEKYHKSQSNRVLVFVLYKNEAKRVENMLQEGGWKVVSIHGDKAQHDRTKALSLFKKGSCPLMVATDVAARGLDIPDVEVVINYSFPLTTEDYVHRIGRTGRAGKKGVAHTFFTQQNKGLAGELVNVLREAGQVVPDDLLKFGTHVKKKESKLYGAHFKEIPVDAPKSQKKTFDDSDDE, from the exons ATGGGTCGGAAACACGACGCCGTTTTGGTCGGCAAACCAGTTGCCGAAGAAGCACCCTACAGCCCCGAGCTCGATTccgagaagaagaagaagaagaagaagaataagaacaaAGACATGCAGCAAGAAAGCGAAAACAGCCCCAAACGAAAGCTCGACGATCTCGACCCGCAAAACGGCACCGAatcgaagaagaagaaaaagaagaaacaccACGACTCCAAAGAGAATGCAGAGGAAACCAACGGTGAAAGGAACAACGACAACGGCGCTAATCGCGATGAAACGGTGGCGGACGGCTCTGTAGTGGTTACTGGAAAGAATGCCGGAGATGCGAAGTACGCGGCGGTAAAAAGTTTTTCGGAATCGGGACTGCCGGAGAATGTGCTGGAGTGTTGCAAGGGTTTCGAGAAGCCTTCTCCAATTCAATCGCGGGCGTGGCCTTTCTTATTGGACCGCCGTGATTTGATTGGAATCGCTGCCACTGGATCAG GGAAAACGTTGGCGTTCGGGATACCGGCGATTATGCATGTTTTGGGAAAGCGGAAGGGTAAAGGTTCCAGGGGACGGAACCCTCTTTGCCTCGTGCTCTCTCCTACTCGAGAGCTAGCACAACAA ATATCAGATGTCATCTGTGATGCGGGTAGTTCTTGTGGTGTGGAATCAATCTGTTTGTATGGTGGAACCTCCAAAGGCCCTCAAATCTCCTCACTAAAATCTGGCATG GACATTGTCATTGGAACTCCTGGTCGTATTCAGGATCTAATTGAAATGGGTGTCTGTTGCCTCAAAGAAGTATCTTTTGTG GTACTTGATGAAGCAGATCGGATGCTTGACATGGGTTTTGAGCAAATAGTCCGCTCTATACTGGGTCAGACAAGTTCTG ATCGTCAAATGGTTATGTTCAGTGCTACATGGCCTTTGGCAGTTCATCACTTGGCTCAGGAGTTCATGGATCCCAATCCTGTAAAA GTTGTTGTAGGTTCAGAAGACTTGGCTGCCAATCATGATGTCATGCAGATAGTTGAG GTCTTGGATGATCGTGCTCGTGATAGGCGCCTGGTTGCTTTACTGGAAAAGTACCACAAATCTCAAAG CAATCGAGTATTGGTCTTTGTTTTGTACAAAAATGAAGCCAAACGAGTTGAAAATATGCTTCAAGAAGG GGGTTGGAAGGTTGTTTCAATACATGGGGACAAAGCTCAACATGATCGCACAAAGGCACTCTCATTGTTCAAAAAGGGAAGCTGTCCTTTAATG GTTGCTACTGATGTGGCTGCACGGGGATTGGATATTCCAGATGTTGAAGTAGTGATAAACTATAGTTTTCCTCTGACTACAGAAGATTATGTTCATAGAATTGGGCGGACTGGACGAGCTGGTAAGAAAGGTGTTGCCCATACATTCTTCACACAGCAGAATAAG GGACTTGCTGGGGAGCTGGTGAATGTTTTGAGGGAAGCAGGGCAAGTCGTACCCGATGACCTCCTGAAATTTGGCACACATGTAAAGAAAAAG GAGTCCAAGCTTTACGGGGCCCACTTCAAGGAAATCCCTGTTGATGCTCCAAAGTCTCAAAAGAAAACATTTGACGACTCTGACGATGAATGA
- the LOC108323276 gene encoding disease resistance protein RPM1 — protein sequence MADSSVSFLLDKLNALLQEEVNLQRGVREDVQYIKYELERHKAILRVADAMEDRDPELKAWVKGVRCVAHDMEDAIDEFNLRLVDQHGQGNGSSLHRFTFGLKTMKARRRIALDMQSIKSKVNVISQGRPELPGIGSRSSQRLSSSLDSQGDALLLEEADLVGIDKPKRQLCDFLFNEEPGRAVIPIYGMGGLGKTTLAKQVYDDPKVKKRFRIHAWINVSQSFKLQELLKDLVQQLHNVIGKPAPEAVGQMKSEELKELIKNLLQSSRYLIVLDDVWHVKVWDSVKLALPSSSRGSRVMITTRKKDIALYSCAELGKDFDHEFLPEEEAWYLFCKKTFQGNSCPPHLEEVCRKILKMCGGLPLAIVAIGGALATRQRANIEEWQMVCRSFGSEIEGNDKLEDMKKVLSLSFNELPYYLKSCLLYLSIFPEFHAIEHMRLIRLWIAEGFVNGEDGKTREEVADSYLKELLDRSLLQVVAKTSDGRMKTCRMHDLLREIVNLKAKDQNFATIAKDQDIIWPDKVRRLSIINTLDNVRQNRASFQLRSLLMFDLSDPLEHFSIRGLCSTGYKLIRVLDLQDAPLEVFPAEIVNLYLLKYLSLKNTKVKSIPGTIKKLQQLETLDLKQSLVTVLPVEIVELQQLRHLLVYRYEIESYAYFHSRHGFKVAAPIGLMRSLQKLCFIEADQALMVELGKLTQLRRLGIRKMKQQDGAALSLSIEKMINLRSLSITAIEKHEIIDIHNIFRPPPYLHQLYLSGRLDIFPHWISSMKNLVRVFLKWSRLTEDPLVHLQDLPNLRHLEFLQVYVGETLNFKDKGFPSLKVLGLDDLDELKSMTVEEGAMPGLKKLIIQRCGSLKQLPFGIEHLTKLKSIEFFDMPEELITRLHPKGGQDYLRAKNVPAVYSSYWRDGGWDVYSLETLEERETDFNRSTAVRSLENCPLWKV from the coding sequence atggcAGATAGTTCAGTATCGTTTTTACTGGACAAGCTGAATGCTTTACTTCAAGAAGAAGTGAATCTGCAGAGAGGGGTTCGGGAAGATGTTCAGTACATCAAATATGAGCTTGAACGTCACAAAGCCATCTTAAGGGTGGCTGATGCTATGGAGGACAGAGACCCTGAACTCAAAGCATGGGTCAAAGGAGTGAGATGTGTTGCTCATGACATGGAAGATGCCATAGACGAATTCAACCTTCGCCTTGTTGATCAACATGGACAAGGCAACGGTTCTTCTCTTCATAGGTTTACTTTCGGCCTTAAGACCATGAAAGCTCGGCGTAGAATTGCTTTAGATATGCAAAGTATCAAATCCAAAGTGAACGTTATATCCCAGGGACGACCAGAGTTACCTGGGATAGGCTCCAGGTCAAGTCAACGGCTTTCTTCAAGCCTTGATAGCCAAGGAGATGCGCTTCTGCTTGAAGAAGCTGATCTGGTGGGTATTGACAAACCCAAAAGACAGCTTTgtgattttcttttcaatgaaGAACCAGGGAGGGCTGTGATTCCAATCTATGGAATGGGAGGGTTGGGAAAAACCACCTTGGCAAAACAGGTCTATGATGATCCAAAAGTGAAGAAGCGTTTTAGGATTCATGCTTGGATTAACGTTTCTCAGTCTTTTAAGCTACAAGAGCTCCTTAAAGACCTGGTTCAACAGCTGCATAATGTCATTGGAAAACCAGCTCCGGAAGCAGTTGGGCAAATGAAAAGTGAGGAGCTCAAAGAGTTGATCAAGAACTTGCTTCAAAGTAGCAGGTACCTCATTGTGCTGGATGATGTGTGGCATGTTAAGGTATGGGATTCTGTCAAACTTGCTTTGCCTAGTAGCAGCCGTGGAAGTAGAGTGATGATTACTACACGCAAAAAAGATATAGCTTTGTATTCTTGTGCTGAACTGGGTAAGGATTTTGACCATGAATTCTTACCTGAGGAAGAAGCTTGGTATCTTTTCTGTAAGAAAACATTTCAGGGTAACTCATGTCCTCCTCATCTGGAGGAGGTTTGCAGAAAGATCTTAAAAATGTGTGGTGGGTTGCCACTAGCAATTGTGGCAATTGGTGGTGCTTTGGCTACCAGACAGAGGGCAAACATTGAAGAGTGGCAGATGGTTTGCAGAAGTTTTGGGTCTGAAATTGAAGGCAATGACAAACTGGAGGATATGAAGAAAGTGCTTTCCCTCAGTTTCAATGAGTTGCCTTACTATCTTAAATCCTGTTTGTTGTACCTAAGCATCTTCCCTGAGTTTCATGCTATTGAGCACATGAGACTGATTCGCTTGTGGATTGCTGAAGGTTTTGTGAATGGTGAAGATGGAAAGACAAGGGAGGAAGTTGCTGACAGTTATCTCAAGGAGCTCTTGGACAGAAGTCTGCTGCAAGTTGTTGCAAAAACCAGTGATGGCAGAATGAAGACTTGTCGAATGCATGATCTTCTAAGGGAGATTGTGAATTTGAAGGCAAAAGATCAAAACTTTGCGACAATAGCCAAAGATCAAGACATAATCTGGCCAGACAAAGTTCGACGCCTATCAATCATAAATACATTGGATAATGTGCGACAAAATAGAGCTTCATTCCAACTACGCTCTCTACTAATGTTTGACTTATCAGATCCACTGGAGCATTTTTCTATACGTGGATTATGTTCCACTGGTTATAAGTTAATCAGGGTGTTAGATTTGCAGGATGCACCATTGGAGGTTTTCCCTGCTGAAATTGTCAACCTTTACCTTCTCAAGTATCTGAGTCTGAAGAATACAAAGGTGAAAAGCATTCCAGGTACCATTAAGAAGCTGCAGCAGCTAGAGACACTGGATCTTAAACAATCCCTGGTCACTGTACTACCAGTTGAAATTGTGGAGCTGCAACAATTACGGCATCTTTTGGTGTATCGCTATGAGATTGAATCTTATGCTTATTTCCATTCAAGGCACGGCTTCAAGGTGGCTGCCCCTATAGGACTCATGAGATCTTTGCAAAAGCTATGTTTTATAGAGGCAGACCAGGCTTTGATGGTTGAGCTAGGAAAACTCACTCAACTCAGAAGGCTTGGCATCAGAAAGATGAAGCAACAGGATGGTGCTGCTTTAAGTTTATCCATTGAGAAGATGATCAATCTCCGCTCACTGTCCATCACAGCAATTGAAAAACATGAGATAATTGATATTCACAACATTTTCAGGCCTCCTCCTTATCTCCACCAGTTATACTTGAGTGGCCGTTTAGACATTTTCCCCCACTGGATAAGTTCTATGAAGAATTTGGTCAGAGTGTTTCTTAAATGGAGCAGGCTAACAGAGGATCCTCTGGTACACCTTCAAGATTTGCCAAATCTAAGACATTTGGAATTTCTTCAAGTTTATGTAGGTGAGACATTGAATTTCAAGGATAAAGGGTTTCCTAGTCTGAAGGTTTTAGGCCTTGATGATTTAGATGAACTCAAATCTATGACTGTGGAGGAGGGAGCAATGCCTGGTCTTAAAAAGCTCATCATCCAACGCTGTGGTTCACTGAAGCAGCTACCCTTTGGCATTGAACATCtaacaaaactaaaatcaatTGAGTTTTTTGACATGCCTGAAGAATTGATCACAAGACTGCATCCAAAAGGAGGTCAAGATTATTTGAGAGCTAAAAATGTTCCAGCAGTTTATTCCTCATATTGGAGGGATGGAGGTTGGGATGTGTACTCATTGGAGACTCTAGAGGAGCGAGAGACTGATTTCAATCGCAGTACTGCAGTGAGAAGTCTTGAAAATTGTCCTCTCTGGAAGGTTTAA
- the LOC108323278 gene encoding uncharacterized protein LOC108323278, with amino-acid sequence MAKKGKKQLMSSAPWRGEESEVIEEGKLKVTRQGDGTATMHVPASKSNHLHQDEDSIEIDPELRYSFQRNFQFLQRVFSIDTVVKPLPPVMAYNVSRNLGFFTRIFTQFFDPEGIANAQKSLGIGQEDKVRKVR; translated from the exons ATGgcgaagaaggggaagaagcaACTGATGTCATCGGCGCCGTGGCGAGGCGAGGAGAGCGAAGTGATTGAAGAGGGAAAGCTGAAAGTGACGAGGCAGGGTGATGGCACCGCAACCATGCACGTTCCGGCTTCCAAGTCCAACCATCTTCACCAGGATGAAGATTCCATCGAAATTGATCCCGAATTACGCTACAGTTTCCAGCGCAATTTCCAg TTTCTTCAACGGGTTTTTAGCATTGACACTGTTGTGAAACCTCTTCCTCCTGTCATGGCATACAATGTCTCTCGCAACTTGGGCTTCTTCACTCGCATTTTCACCCAATTTTTTG ATCCTGAAGGTATTGCAAATGCCCAGAAATCCTTGGGCATAGGACAGGAGGATAAAGTTCGCAAAGTTCGTTGA